One Hordeum vulgare subsp. vulgare chromosome 4H, MorexV3_pseudomolecules_assembly, whole genome shotgun sequence DNA window includes the following coding sequences:
- the LOC123446586 gene encoding egg cell-secreted protein 1.3-like, translating to MASSGSLLPTLLVLLAVATTASAAMTTAFVGAADLSERLEGAGSQQCWETLLDIKSCTGEIILFFLNGEAYLGPGCCRAIRVVEQRCWAADLMLSVIGFTPEEGDMLKGYCDAGDDGDNNGSEGHHRSVGGSSPATPPHRALDGVAGGGTAVPVAGRKGLGAPPR from the coding sequence ATGGCTTCTTCCGGCTCTCTCCTCCCCACCCTCCTGGTGCTGCTCGCCGTCGCCACCACCGCGTCGGCGGCTATGACGACGGCGTTCGTCGGGGCGGCTGACCTCTCCGAGCGGCTGGAGGGAGCGGGGTCGCAGCAGTGCTGGGAGACGTTGCTGGACATCAAGTCGTGCACGGGGGagatcatcctcttcttcctcaacGGCGAGGCGTACCTGGGGCCCGGATGCTGCCGCGCCATCCGTGTCGTCGAGCAGCGCTGCTGGGCCGCCGACCTCATGCTGTCCGTTATCGGGTTCACCCCGGAAGAGGGGGACATGCTCAAGGGCTACTGCGAcgcgggcgacgacggcgacaacaacggcaGCGAGGGGCATCATCGTAGCGTCGGCGGGTCATCTCCGGCCACGCCGCCCCACCGTGCTCTTGATGGGGTTGCCGGTGGCGGCACGGCAGTGCCCGTGGCGGGAAGGAAAGGGCTTGGTGCACCCcctagatga
- the LOC123446585 gene encoding glucan endo-1,3-beta-glucosidase 9, with the protein MRPSCRHPLRPRAPALPLLVFLAAAVAPLPAAAVGVNWGFAASHPLPAAQVVRDLLLPNSVPRVRLSAASPDALSALAGTRIAVTVGVPNELLRPLASSRKAAAAWVHDNVTRYASGVLFEFIAVGDDPFLLNHGQQFQPFVVRAAANIQRALDSAKLSSKMKVVVPCSSDAYQNTSTLPSKAYFRPDVNKTMVELLPFLANHSSPFMVELNPILSLQQKKNISLDYYLFQLMSRPISDGHNKYDNYFDASIDALVTALTKAGFNDMGIIVGRAGWPTDGVVNATSAIAQSFMTGLVNHLARKSGTPLRPKFVPTETYLYSLLDEDQHSISSGSYDRHYGIFTFDGQAKYHVNLGQGPMALKNALDVDYLPLKWCVVDNNKDLSNVSSSFSAACSNADCTALSSGGSCSGLGWPGNVSFAFNSYYQQHDQSEESCSFNGLGLITTVDPSVDNCLFALAIRASAATASFHPTFAVLWILVSVCIYSLV; encoded by the exons ATGCGGCCCAGTTGCCGTCACCCGCTGCGGCCACGGGCACCTGCGCTCCCGCTTCTCGttttcctcgccgccgccgttgcGCCGCTGCCGGCCGCCGCGGTGGGCGTGAACTGGGGCTTCGCGGCATCCCACCCGCTCCCGGCGGCGCAGGTCGTGCGTGACCTCCTCCTCCCCAACTCCGTCCCCCGCGTGCGCCTCTCCGCCGCCTCGCCTGACGCGCTGTCCGCCCTTGCCGGCACCCGCATCGCCGTGACCGTCGGGGTCCCGAACGAGCTGCTCCGCCCCCTCGCCTCCTCCAGGAAGGCAGCCGCCGCCTGGGTCCACGACAATGTCACCCGCTACGCCTCCGGCGTACTGTTCGA GTTTATTGCTGTTGGAGATGATCCATTTCTCCTTAATCACGGGCAGCAGTTTCAACCTTTTGTGGTTCGTGCAGCAGCAAATATTCAGCGTGCATTGGATAGTGCGAAGTTGTCCAGCAAGATGAAAGTAGTTGTGCCTTGTAGCTCTGATGCATACCAAAACACATCAACTCTGCCTTCGAAAGCTTACTTCAGGCCAGATGTTAACAAAACCATGGTTGAGCTCCTCCCGTTTCTTGCTAATCATAGCTCGCCGTTTATGGTCGAGCTGAATCCTATTTTGAGCTTACAGCAGAAGAAAAATATTTCATTGGACTATTACCTTTTCCAACTAATGTCGCGCCCGATAAGTGATGGTCATAACAAGTATGACAACTACTTCGATGCAAGCATAGATGCTCTGGTTACTGCTCTAACTAAAGCTGGATTCAATGATATGGGCATCATTGTCGGGAGAGCAGGATGGCCAACAGATGGAGTGGTTAATGCAACTTCGGCTATTGCTCAATCCTTCATGACAGGCCTGGTCAATCACCTGGCAAGAAAATCTGGGACTCCACTTCGCCCAAAATTTGTTCCAACTGAGACATACCTCTACAGCCTTCTAGACGAAGATCAACACAGTATATCAAGCGGAAGTTATGACAGACACTATGGCATTTTTACATTTGATGGCCAAGCCAAGTACCATGTCAACTTGGGTCAAGGTCCTATGGCGCTCAAGAATGCGCTGGATGTGGACTACCTTCCATTGAAATGGTGTGTGGTGGACAACAACAAAGACCTATCCAATGTCTCTTCCAGTTTCTCTGCTGCTTGCTCCAATGCCGACTGCACCGCTTTGTCGAGTGGTGGCTCCTGTTCAGGTCTTGGCTGGCCTGGGAATGTGTCATTTGCCTTCAACAGTTACTaccagcagcatgatcagagtgaggaGAGCTGCAGCTTCAATGGCCTAGGTTTGATAACCACCGTTGATCCATCCGTCGACAATTGCCTCTTTGCCCTTGCAATTCGCGCTTCTGCTGCTACTGCTTCCTTTCACCCAACATTTGCCGTGCTGTGGATACTAGTTTCGGTTTGCATTTACAGTTTAGTCTGA